A section of the Ovis canadensis isolate MfBH-ARS-UI-01 breed Bighorn chromosome 1, ARS-UI_OviCan_v2, whole genome shotgun sequence genome encodes:
- the LOC138443872 gene encoding guanylate-binding protein 2-like produces MIKKTKNFNEPRLCIRKFFPEKKCFIFDHSAHRKYLIHLDQLQEEDLNSEFREQVADFCFYILSHSKAKTLSGGITVNGPRLESLVLTYVNSISSGDLPCMESAVLALAEIENLAAVQKAIAHYDEQMGQKLKLPTENLQELLDLHSTTEKEAIEVFMKHSFKDVDQVFQKKLGDKLQAKLDDFCKQNMKASSDYCMVLIQDSFHPLYEDVKQGTFSKPGCYYIFIKKMNELKDKYHQVPRKGVQTGETLRKYLDSKEGVVDALLQTDQSLTEKEKEIEVERMKSEAAEAANKMLEEMQKKNEQMMQEKEASYQEHVRQLTEKMEKERPQLIADQERVLALKLQEQERLLQEGFQKESVKLHVEIVYLKKKQEEPLPCNIL; encoded by the exons atgataaaaaaaactaaaaactttaaTGAACCTCGGTTATGTATCCGAAAGTTCTTCCCAGAGAAAAAGTGCTTCATCTTTGATCACTCTGCTCATAGGAAGTATCTCATCCACCTGGATCAGCTACAAGAGGAAGAtttgaactctgaattcagagaaCAAGTTGCAGACTTCTGCTTCTACATCCTCAGCCATTCCAAGGCCAAGACTCTCTCAGGCGGTATCACAGTCAATGGGCCTC GTCTAGAGAGCCTGGTGCTGACCTATGTCAATTCCATCAGCAGTGGGGATCTGCCCTGCATGGAGAGTGCAGTCCTGGCCTTGGCTGAGATCGAGAACTTGGCTGCAGTGCAAAAGGCCATTGCCCACTATGACGAGCAGATGGGCCAGAAGCTGAAGTTGCCCACGGAAAACCTCCAGGAACTGCTAGACCTGCACTCGACCACTGAGAAAGAGGCCATTGAAGTCTTCATGAAGCACTCTTTCAAGGATGTGGACCAAGTGTTTCAGAAAAAATTAGGG GACAAGCTACAAGCAAAGCTAGATGACTTTTGTAAACAGAACATGAAAGCGTCCTCAGATTACTGCATGGTTTTAATTCAGGACAGTTTTCATCCTCTATATGAAGATGTGAAGCAGGGAACATTTTCTAAACCAGgatgttattatatatttattaagaaGATGAATGAGCTGAAGGATAAGTACCACCAGGTCCCCAGAAAGGGGGTACAG ACAGGAGAGACACTGAGGAAATATTTGGATTCCAAAGAGGGTGTGGTTGATGCACTTCTACAGACTGATCAGTCcctgacagaaaaggaaaaagagattgAAG tgGAACGCATGAAGTCTGAAGCTGCCGAAGCTGCAAACAAAATGTtagaggaaatgcaaaagaagaaTGAACAGATGATGCAAGAAAAAGAAGCGAGTTATCAGGAACATGTGAGGCAACTGACTGAGAAGATGGAAAAGGAGAGGCCCCAGTTAATAGCAGACCAAGAGAGGGTTCTAGCCCTTAAACTTCAG GAACAGGAACGACTTCTCCAGGAGGGATTCCAAAAGGAGAGCGTGAAACTTCATGTTGAGATTGTATACCTCaagaagaaacaggaagaacCACTACCATGTAATATTCTCTAA